From the Actinopolymorpha singaporensis genome, the window CGTTCGCGGGACCGAGGTTCTTCCTGCGGTACGCCGAACTCGACATGCACCCGCTGGACACCAACGACCGGCGTCAACTGGCGCAGTCGGCGGCGGGTCTGAGCATGTGCAACATCACGAAGTGCTGCACCGAGGTCTGCCCCGAGCACATCAAGATCACCGACAACGCGATCATCCCGATGAAGGAACGCGTCGTCGACCGCAAGTACGACCCGCTGGTCTGGCTGGGCTCGAAGATCTTCCGCCGCGACCAGCGCGAGGAGGTCTGAGCCCGGCCGGTACGCCCAGCATCGACGTTCAGCCGAACGGCGTGGATTCCTCCGCGGAGGAATCCACGCCGTTCGCGTGTCCTGGGGAAACTTGACCTCGACGCGCTGACAGGACAGCGTTCTGCCATGGCACAGTTGCTCACCGACGACCAGATCACCGAGGCCCTGCGCGACCTACCCGGCTGGGAGGCACGCCCGGGTGCGTTGTTCCGCGCGGTCACCGCACCGAGCTTCATGGCCGGCATCGACCTGGTCGACCGGGTGGCGCAGGCCGCCGAACAGATGAACCACCACCCCGACATCGACATCCGCTGGACGACGATCTCCTTCTCGCTGACCACTCACGCCATGGGCGGGGTGACCGACAACGACGTCAAGCTGGCCGGACGGATCAGCGCGCTGGCCGAGGACACCCCCGGATAGAGCGCGTCCGCACCGCCGAAGCGTCAGCCCTTCAGCGCACCCGCGGTCAGGCCGGCCATGAACTGCTTCGCTGCCAGCAGGAACGCAACGAAGATCGGCAGCACGCTGATCACACTGCCGAGCATCACCGCGGCGGTGTCCTGCCCGTACAACGTGTTCAGGTTCGCCAGCGCCAGCGGGAGGGTGAAGTTCTCCTGCGAGTTCAGCACGATCAGCGGGATCTGGAACGCCGTCCAGGTGCCCATGAACGTCCACACCCCGAGCGCGCCGAGCCCGGGCCGGATCAGCGGCAGCACCACCGTCCAGTAGGTCCGCCAGTCCGAGGCGCCGTCGATCCGCGCCGCGTCGTACAGGTCGGCCGGGACGGTCTGGGTGATGACCTGCCGCATCCAGAACACCGCGAACCCGTTCGCCGCGCCCGGGATGATCAGCGGCCACAGCGTGTCGATCCAGCCCAGCCGGGCGATCAGGACGTACCACGGGATGAGGCCGACCAGTCCCGGGATGAAGATCGTCGCCAGCAGCGCCCGCCACATCCAGCGCGCGCCGGGCGCCTGACGGAACCGCGAGAAGCCGTACCCCACGAGCGAGGCGAGCAGCAGTACCAGCGCGGTGTGCGCGACCGCCACCAGGATGCTGTTGCCCATCGCGCGGAGTACGGGAACGACCTCGACCAGGCGGGTCCAGTTCGCCGAGAGGTTCCCGCCCGGCAGCAGGGGCGGCGGGAAGTGGTAGATGGACGCGTTGTCGTGCGTGGCGAGTACGGCCATCCAGTAGAACGGCAGGACGAACACCAGCACCACGAGGTAGATCATCACCGTGACGGCCCGGCGGGCCACCGGCGATCCCGCACCGTTCATCCCACTCCTCTCCACGACAGTGACCTCGGTGTGACCGTGTCCCTGACCGGGACCCGGACCGAGTCCGAGACCGGTACCCCCGTCATGTCCGCACCCGAAGCAAGCGGCTGTTGACGACCGTGAACACCGCGATCAGCGCGAACATCACCCACGACAGCGCCGACGCCGTACCGAAGCGGAAGTCGGTGAACGCGGTGCGGTAGAGCATCGTGCCGAGCACCTCGGCGGACTGGTCGGTGCCGCCGGAGCCGTTGGTCAGCACGAAGGGTTCGTCGAAGAGCTGGAAAGCGCCAACGGTCGACGACGTGGCGCTGAAGAAGATGATCGGCAACATCAACGGCACCGTCACCCGGGCGAACACCTGCCGCCCGCCCGCCCCGTCGACCCGGGCCGCGTCGTACAGCTCGCGCGGGATCGACTGGAGCCCGGCGACGAACAACAGCATGTGGAAGCCGAGGAACCGCCAGGTGATCATCAAGATGACGATCGGTTTGATCCACACCGTGGATGCCAGCCAGTCCAGGGTCACCCGGTCGCCGCTGACGAACGACAAGAACGCGTTGACAAGGCCCGCGTTCGTGGAGAACAGCACGCTCATGATGATCGCGATCACCGCCGGGGCGGCCAGCAGCGGAAGGAGGAACACCATCCGAAGGAAGCTCCGCCCGAACACGACGTACTCGTTGACGAGGTAGGCGAGAACGAACGCCGCACCCACCGTCACCAGCGTCGACCCCACCCAGATGTAGACGGTGTTGAACACCGCCTTGCCGAACGTCGGGTCGGTGACGATCGACACGTAGTTGTCCAGGCCGACGAAGTGCGCGGGGTTGAGGCCGTCCCAGTCGGTGAAGCCGATCCAGAACGCCGCCACGATCGGCACCAGCCCGAAGACCCCGAACAGCACGAAGAACGGTGCCACCATGAGGTAGAAGTTGCGGTGCGCCCGCACCCGGTCGCCGAGGCCGGCCGACGAAGCCGCCGCCGAGCCGGAGCCGGCGCGACCGGAGGGCCGGGTTCGGGTGTCCACCTGTCGCCCGTTCACGAGATCTTGTCCTCGAGGTCGTCCTGCGCCTTCCGCAACGCCGCCCGGACCGCCCGGACGCCGTGCACGACGTCGTTGACGGCGTTCGACAGGGCGGTGCTGGCCAGCGCGTCGTTGGGGTTCGTCACCGGCGGTCGCATCGTGGCGGACACCTCGCTGAAGACGGTGTTGACGTTCTCGTTCGCGTAGTACGGGTCGGGCTTGTTGATCCAGTCGCTCTTCCACGCCGGCTTCCAGGCGGGATAGAGGTCGCGGCCGTACATCGCCGCCAGACTCACCGGGTCCTGGGTGACCCACCTGACGAACTCCCAGGCGGCCAGCTGGTTGGTGCTGGCCTGCAGGACGCCGATGAAGTCGCCGCCGTAGTTGAACGCGCTCACGCCGTCGGTGGCCGGCGCCAGCGCCACTCCCCACTTGCCGGCACTCTTCGGCGCGTACTGCGCCTTGAGCAGGCCGCCGAACCAGTTACCGGAGAAGAACGTCGCGATCGCGCCCTCGTTGATCGCCGCGCCGCGTTCCTGGGAGGACATGTCCGGCGCGAGGAGTCCGTCCTTCTGCAGCCCGACCGCGAACTCCAGTGCGTTCGCCACGACGTCGCTGTCCAGCTGCGGCGTACCGGAGGCGTCGAAGTACGACACACCTGCCTGGTTGCGCAGGACGGCGACCAGCTGGCCCGGGTCGTCCAGCAGCCAGCGTTCGCCCTTCACGGCGAGCTTGCGACCGGTGGAGACGAACGTCGGCCAGTCACGCATCGCCGCGTGCACGTCGGCGGGAGAGGTCGGCAGCCCAGCGGCCTCGAACAGGTCACGGCGGTAGAACATCCCGCCCGGACCGGTGTTCTTGGGCAACGCGAAGATGCGGCCGGACCGGTCGTCGGCGACGTACTTCCAGGAGAAGTCGGCGTACTTCCCGGCCATCGCGGCCGCACCGAACGGCTTGCGCGACAGGTCGACGAACCCCGGTTTGCTCTTGAAGTTGGAGACGTTGGTGATCTCCACCATCGCCACGTCCGGTCCGGTGCCGGAGACCAGGGCGCCGAGCAGTTTGCTGTTGAACGTCCCGCTGAATCCCTGCACGCGGACCTTGATGCGCGGATACCGGCGTTCGAACGACGGGATCGTCTGCAGGAACATCCGGTCGTTGTCAGGCCAGGTCCACACGGTGATCTCACCGGTGCCGTCGCCCAGCGCGCCGTCGCGGTTCAGGCCGCAACCAGTCAGCGTCCCGGCGCCGACCACTCCGGCAGCGGCCACGACACCTCCGGCAGCGCCGCGAAGAAGCGTCCGGCGGCCGACCCGGCCGGCCCGGCGGAGTTCGCCGAGTCCGCGAATCTGGCGGGTTTCCATGCTCCTCCCCGACTTCGGACGACGTACGACGTGTGCGAACGCGCGCCGAATCTAATTGATGTTGATCATGGGAAGACAGGCCGTGGCCGAAGGTAGCCAGCACCGATCCGGAATCGCAGGTACGCAATGTCGGGGGAGAAATCTCTGTTCGATGAATACCCGCTCAGATATCTCTTCGATTAACGCGTTGACCTGTCGGTCAATTCGCGCCGATGCTGGTCTCAGGCGACGGTCACGGCTCCCGACGAAGCGTGCCGACCGCGAACCCGAGGGGGTTCTCATGAGGGAGCTCTACACCTACGAGATCGCGTCCACGACTCCCGAGGGGCGATGGACGCCGGTCGTGATCCGCACCGGCTGGTTCAGCCGAGACCCCGAATCCATCGCTCGCGGACTGCTGGAGAGCTGGGTTCTCGACTACCGCGGCCGCCTCATCAGCGGCCAGATCTACGCCTTCGGCAAGCCCGAGCGAGCCAGTTCCGCCCGGCTCGTCGCCAGCGTGCGCGTACGTGTCTTCAAGGGCAGGGACGTCGACGTCTCCACCGCGAAGCCGATCGCCATCGCTCTGCTGGGCCGCCCCGACGTGGGCCGGCCCCGGGACCGCCATCTCGGTGGAGGCCCGTCGTCGACCCGACGGACCGACCAGGGCCAACGCACCGACCAGGCCCAACGGACCGACCAGGCCCAGCTGACCGACTCCAGTCGCCGGCAGCGGGTACGCGCCCGTCTCCGGCTGCCACGGGCTCGGCCGGGTGAGCAACATCCCGGCGACCAGCATCCGGGCGAACAACACCCCGGCGACCGGCGCCTGCGCCGACTGGCGCCCAACTAGGCGGAGCACAGGGGTTTTGGAAGATCCTCCAAAAAGTTCGGGAGCGGTGTCGATCCTGCCGCTCGTTGTTCGAAGGAGGGGTGAGCGGCGGGGTCGGCCCGCCGTCCCGAACTGATCGAGGAGCACAGGCATGCCGCGTTTCCTGACCATGATCCGCATCGACGAACAGAAGCTGCCCGGCCAGGAGCCCGACCCCGGTTTCGAGGGCCGCGCCGCGGCGCTGTTCGAGGAGATCAACAAGGCCGGCGTGATGCGGGAGACCCACGGGCTCCTCCCCACCGCCGAAGGGACCCGGCTCACCTGGTCCGACGGCAGGATCACCAGTACCGACGGCCCGTTCACCGAGACCAAGGAGGTCGTCGGCGGGTACTCCATCACCGAGACCGAGGACAAGGCCGAGGCGGTCGAATGGGTCCGCCGGTTCCTGGAGATCCACCCGAAGAACTGGACCGTCAGCGCCGAGGTGCGCCAGATCGAGGAGGGCTGACCCACCCTCGCCGAGGAGACGACGGAGGTTGGTCCCAGGACGCGTCCCGGCCGACCCGGCGGGTGACGAAGACGTACTCCCGCCCGGGCCGGTCGGGCGCGTCCCTGATCTCCTCCACGGCGAATCCCGACGCGGCCAGGGACTCCTCCACCTCCTCGCGGCTTCGGAACCGGAGCGTGGAGCGGGAGGTGTGCACCGAGCCGTCGGTCTCGAAGACGTAGGTGCCCTGGAAGCTGACCAGGGATCCGGAGACCTCCGTCGTCTCCACCCAGGTGTCCACGGCGCCGATCCCCGGTATGTGCGTACGGCTGCGGGAGTGGCGGGGGTTCCACTCCCGCCACGCCTGCCGCTCCGGTACGCGGGTCTCGAACACCAGCCGGCCGTCCGGGGCAAGCGCTGCCCGGACACCGCGCAGGGTCGCTGCCCAGTCGTCGTCGGTCAGAAAGACCTGCGCGACGTTGCCCGTCATCGTGGCGAGGTCCACCCGCATCGGCGGCAGGGTGGCCGCGTCACCGTGCAGCCAGCGCACCCGATCGGCTCCCGACTTGCGCCGCGCCACCTCCAGCGAGGCCGCCGCCGGGTCCACGCCGACCACCCCGACTCCCCGCTCGGCGAGCAGACAGGCGAAGGTGCCGGTGCCGCACCCGACGTCCAGCACGCTGCGGGCACCGAACTCCGCGACCATCGCGGCATAGACGTCCAGGTCGCTTCGGTCGGAGTCCACCCAGTCGTAGATCTCGGCGAGCCGGGACTCGGCGAACTGCGCGTCGGGCACGGTCACACCGTAGCGAGTCAGGCGCCGACGGCCAGACTGATCTTCACCACGTCGCCGAGCTCCAGTTTCTCGGCCCGGCGTACCCAGGCTTTCACCGGCACGATGTACCCGCCGTCCTTCGGCCACAGCGACGTCGTCCACTCCGTCGCCCCGATCCGCGCCGTGACCGGGATCATTCCCCAGCCGTAGGTGACGTACGGCGAGGTCGCCGCCAGCTCACCGCACTCCTCCTCGGGGACGGAGACGAAGTGCCACGGCGCCGGCCCACGCCAGAACCACAGCTCGCCGCTGAACTCGATGTTCACGCGGCACAGGATAGGCACGCACCGCACGCCCGGCGCGGCCCCGGTCAGGGCGCGCCGGGCACGACGTGGCAGAGCCGGCCGCGCACGCACTTACCACTGTCCGGCCCGGGGCTCAGACGTTGAACTTGAACTCCACCACGTCACCGTCCGCCATGACGTAGTCCTTGCCTTCCAGGCGTACCTTTCCGCGCGCCCGCGCCTCGTTCATCGAGCCGGCGTCGACGAGCTCCTCGTACGACACGATCTCGGCCTTGATGAACCCGCGCTGGAAGTCGGTGTGGATCACGCCGGCGGCTTCCGGTGCCGTGGACCCCTTGCGGATCGTCCAGGCCCGCGACTCCTTCGGGCCCGCGGTGAGGAAGGTCTGCAGCCCGAGGGTGTCGAACCCGACCTTGGCCAGCATCTTCAGACCGGACTCCTCCTGCCCGGTCGAGGCCAGCAGCTCCGCGGCCTCATCCGGAGGAAGCTCCAGCAGCTCCGACTCGATCTTGGCGTCCAGGAAGATCGCCTGCGCAGGCGCCACCAGCTCGGTCAGCTCGGCGCGCGTCGCCTCGTCGGTGAGCTCGCCCTCGTCACAGTTGAAGATGTAGATGAACGGCTTGGCGGTGAGCAGGTTGAGCTCGCGCAGCACGGCCAGGTCGACCCCGGCGGCGAACGCGGTGACGCCCTTCTCCAGGGCTGCCTGGGTCCGGCGTACGACCTCGATCGTCTCGGCCAGGTCCTTCTTCAGCCGGGCTTCCTTCTCCAGCCTCGGCAGCGCCTTCTCGATCGTCTGCAGGTCGGCGAGGATCAGCTCGGTCGTGATCGTGCCGATGTCGCTCGCCGGAGAGACCTCGCCGTCGACGTGGACGACGTTGGGGTCGCGGAAGGCCCGGGTCACCTGGCAGATCGCGTCGGTCTCGCGGATGTGGGCCAGGAACTGGTTGCCGAGCCCCTCACCCTCGGACGCGCCGCGCACCAACCCCGCGATGTCGACGAACTGCACCGTCGCGGGTACGACCTTCGCCGACTCGAACATCCGGCCCAGCACGTCCAGCCGCGGGTCGGGTACGCCGACCACGCCGACGTTCGGCTCCAGCGTCGCGAACGGATAGTTGGCGGCGAGCACGTCATTTGCGGTGAGAGCGTTGAAAAGGGTCGACTTCCCGGCGTTGGGGAGTCCGACGATTCCGATCGACAAGGCCACGGGCCGCAAGCCTACGCGAGCGTGCCCCCGACGCGGTGGGCGCACGGTCGCGGCGATCTGTGCGAGCGAGCGCCCGGCGCGGCGGACCGGGTCTTGTCGGTGGTCTCGGTCACAGTGGTCGCCATGAACGGGACGATCTTCCTCGCCTTCGCCGTGGGACTGGCGGTCGGACTGGCCATCGGTGCGCTGCTGGTGCGGGTCCGGATCGCGGAGTCGCTCGCCCGGGCCACCGCCGAGCGGGACGCCGCCGAGAGCCGACTGGCCGAGCTGACCGCCGACCGGCGTTCGCTGGCCGAGCAGTTCAAGGCCCTGTCCGCCGACGCGCTCGCCCAGTCCAGCCGGCAGCTGCTCGACCTGACCGACGCCCGGGTGCGGGCCGCCGAGACGGTGGTGGCGCCGGTGAAGGAGAGCCTGGACCGCTTCGACGGGCGGCTGCGCCAGCTCGAGGAGTCCCGGGTGGCGCTGCAGTCGGCCCTGCGCGAGCAGGTCGACGCCGTACGCCTCACCGGGGAGGCCCTCCGCAAGGAGACCGGCGCGCTGGCCACCGCGCTGCGCAAGCCACAGGTACGCGGACGTTGGGGGGAGCTGCACCTCGCCCGGGTGACCGAGCTCGCCGGCCTCGTCGATCACGTCGACGTCAGCTTCCAGCACAGCGCGACCAACACCGACGGTGACACCGATGCCATCCACCGGCCGGACCTGGTGGTCCACCTGGCCGGGGGCAAGCACGTGGTGGTCGACGCCAAGGTGCCGCTGGAGGCGTTCCTGGACGCGGCGGAGGCCGCCGACGACCGGACCCGTTCCGAGCGGCTGGCCCGGCACGCCCGGCACGTCCGCCACCACGTCGACGCTCTGGCAGGCAAGGGCTACTGGCGCCGGCTGCCGGCGACGCCGGAGTTCGTGGTGCTGTTCATGCCGGGTGAGGCGTTCCTGTCCCACGCGCTCGAGGCCGACCACACGCTGCTGGAGTACGCCGCCGAACGCCGGGTGATCCTGGCCACGCCGAGCACCCTGATCGCCCTGCTCCGCACGGTGGCGTACGCATGGACCGAGCAGGCACTCACCCACAACGCCCGCGAGGTCTTCGAGCTCGGCCGGGAGCTCTACCAGCGGCTCGGCCGGCTCGGCCGGCACCTCGACCGCCTGGGGCGCTCGCTCACCGGCGCGGTCGGCTCCTACAACGAGGCCGTCGGCTCGCTGGAGACGAGGGTGCTGGTCAGCGCCCGCCGACTGCACGAGCTGAAGGTGACCGACGAGGACCTCCAGGCGCCCGCTCCGGTCGAGCAGGCCGTCCGACCCCTCGCGGCGGCCGAGCTGGTCGGGGCGGCCGCCGAGGCGCGTGCGGTTCGCCGGGTAGGCGAGGGCTGACGTCGTGCCGAGCGGGTGCCGAGCCGGGGTCGAGCCGGGGTCGAGCCGGGGCAGACCGCCGGGCACTGTCGGGTCCGCGAGACGATTGTCATGATCATTTACGGCCGGGCCGGATGACGCCGGGCCGGTGGTCCCAATATCGTTCTCGCGTGCAGGAGCCACGCGTGCAGGGTCGGCCGGCGTCGGCGCCGTCCGAGGCGACCCCGCCACCACCGCGCGCCGAGCGCGCGCAGCCCGGGTTTCCCCGCCGAGAACGCCCGCCGATCGAGGCGTCGCGGCGGGAACGCCCCTCGATCGACTCGACGTGGCGGGAGCGTCCACCGGTCGAGCGCGCCCGAAGGCCCGGCGGTCGGCGAATCGCCACCTCGTCGGCCGAGGTCCCACCGTCACCGGACGGCCCGGCAGTCCGTGGGCGTCGGGTGGC encodes:
- the rmuC gene encoding DNA recombination protein RmuC — encoded protein: MNGTIFLAFAVGLAVGLAIGALLVRVRIAESLARATAERDAAESRLAELTADRRSLAEQFKALSADALAQSSRQLLDLTDARVRAAETVVAPVKESLDRFDGRLRQLEESRVALQSALREQVDAVRLTGEALRKETGALATALRKPQVRGRWGELHLARVTELAGLVDHVDVSFQHSATNTDGDTDAIHRPDLVVHLAGGKHVVVDAKVPLEAFLDAAEAADDRTRSERLARHARHVRHHVDALAGKGYWRRLPATPEFVVLFMPGEAFLSHALEADHTLLEYAAERRVILATPSTLIALLRTVAYAWTEQALTHNAREVFELGRELYQRLGRLGRHLDRLGRSLTGAVGSYNEAVGSLETRVLVSARRLHELKVTDEDLQAPAPVEQAVRPLAAAELVGAAAEARAVRRVGEG
- a CDS encoding YciI family protein, which gives rise to MPRFLTMIRIDEQKLPGQEPDPGFEGRAAALFEEINKAGVMRETHGLLPTAEGTRLTWSDGRITSTDGPFTETKEVVGGYSITETEDKAEAVEWVRRFLEIHPKNWTVSAEVRQIEEG
- a CDS encoding 4a-hydroxytetrahydrobiopterin dehydratase; the protein is MAQLLTDDQITEALRDLPGWEARPGALFRAVTAPSFMAGIDLVDRVAQAAEQMNHHPDIDIRWTTISFSLTTHAMGGVTDNDVKLAGRISALAEDTPG
- the ychF gene encoding redox-regulated ATPase YchF; this encodes MALSIGIVGLPNAGKSTLFNALTANDVLAANYPFATLEPNVGVVGVPDPRLDVLGRMFESAKVVPATVQFVDIAGLVRGASEGEGLGNQFLAHIRETDAICQVTRAFRDPNVVHVDGEVSPASDIGTITTELILADLQTIEKALPRLEKEARLKKDLAETIEVVRRTQAALEKGVTAFAAGVDLAVLRELNLLTAKPFIYIFNCDEGELTDEATRAELTELVAPAQAIFLDAKIESELLELPPDEAAELLASTGQEESGLKMLAKVGFDTLGLQTFLTAGPKESRAWTIRKGSTAPEAAGVIHTDFQRGFIKAEIVSYEELVDAGSMNEARARGKVRLEGKDYVMADGDVVEFKFNV
- a CDS encoding extracellular solute-binding protein, translating into METRQIRGLGELRRAGRVGRRTLLRGAAGGVVAAAGVVGAGTLTGCGLNRDGALGDGTGEITVWTWPDNDRMFLQTIPSFERRYPRIKVRVQGFSGTFNSKLLGALVSGTGPDVAMVEITNVSNFKSKPGFVDLSRKPFGAAAMAGKYADFSWKYVADDRSGRIFALPKNTGPGGMFYRRDLFEAAGLPTSPADVHAAMRDWPTFVSTGRKLAVKGERWLLDDPGQLVAVLRNQAGVSYFDASGTPQLDSDVVANALEFAVGLQKDGLLAPDMSSQERGAAINEGAIATFFSGNWFGGLLKAQYAPKSAGKWGVALAPATDGVSAFNYGGDFIGVLQASTNQLAAWEFVRWVTQDPVSLAAMYGRDLYPAWKPAWKSDWINKPDPYYANENVNTVFSEVSATMRPPVTNPNDALASTALSNAVNDVVHGVRAVRAALRKAQDDLEDKIS
- a CDS encoding carbohydrate ABC transporter permease yields the protein MNGRQVDTRTRPSGRAGSGSAAASSAGLGDRVRAHRNFYLMVAPFFVLFGVFGLVPIVAAFWIGFTDWDGLNPAHFVGLDNYVSIVTDPTFGKAVFNTVYIWVGSTLVTVGAAFVLAYLVNEYVVFGRSFLRMVFLLPLLAAPAVIAIIMSVLFSTNAGLVNAFLSFVSGDRVTLDWLASTVWIKPIVILMITWRFLGFHMLLFVAGLQSIPRELYDAARVDGAGGRQVFARVTVPLMLPIIFFSATSSTVGAFQLFDEPFVLTNGSGGTDQSAEVLGTMLYRTAFTDFRFGTASALSWVMFALIAVFTVVNSRLLRVRT
- a CDS encoding class I SAM-dependent methyltransferase, with the protein product MPDAQFAESRLAEIYDWVDSDRSDLDVYAAMVAEFGARSVLDVGCGTGTFACLLAERGVGVVGVDPAAASLEVARRKSGADRVRWLHGDAATLPPMRVDLATMTGNVAQVFLTDDDWAATLRGVRAALAPDGRLVFETRVPERQAWREWNPRHSRSRTHIPGIGAVDTWVETTEVSGSLVSFQGTYVFETDGSVHTSRSTLRFRSREEVEESLAASGFAVEEIRDAPDRPGREYVFVTRRVGRDASWDQPPSSPRRGWVSPPRSGAPRR
- a CDS encoding carbohydrate ABC transporter permease; protein product: MNGAGSPVARRAVTVMIYLVVLVFVLPFYWMAVLATHDNASIYHFPPPLLPGGNLSANWTRLVEVVPVLRAMGNSILVAVAHTALVLLLASLVGYGFSRFRQAPGARWMWRALLATIFIPGLVGLIPWYVLIARLGWIDTLWPLIIPGAANGFAVFWMRQVITQTVPADLYDAARIDGASDWRTYWTVVLPLIRPGLGALGVWTFMGTWTAFQIPLIVLNSQENFTLPLALANLNTLYGQDTAAVMLGSVISVLPIFVAFLLAAKQFMAGLTAGALKG
- a CDS encoding DUF1905 domain-containing protein — its product is MNIEFSGELWFWRGPAPWHFVSVPEEECGELAATSPYVTYGWGMIPVTARIGATEWTTSLWPKDGGYIVPVKAWVRRAEKLELGDVVKISLAVGA